Proteins encoded within one genomic window of Terriglobales bacterium:
- a CDS encoding tetratricopeptide repeat protein, whose protein sequence is MKRTHVLLTAFVLTVSGVCLSWQQRLAVPKPTHLRITVTDEGHNEVRDATVELQDYLGGSSAMDQRNTDPNGRAEFDTVTGLHRVRITGADIQTYEGEIDIALTETYHNEPIRVRRNARGGQPATAEALGYVPAVRLKIPDNARKEFERGSKSLADKDWKSARKSFQAAIDLYPDYDLAYNGLGVASSQLQDVPAARQAFRKAVDLNDKFAGAERNLARITLSERNYQETAVLLNQSLAVEPGDAWALTNAAYAELQLHRFKEAADHAVRVHALPHDGLANAHVIAAYALDALGQHQEAIAQWKQYLQEAPKGPNARRAEDELRRLTKAPQS, encoded by the coding sequence ATGAAAAGGACTCACGTACTCCTGACCGCCTTCGTTCTGACCGTCAGCGGCGTCTGCCTGTCCTGGCAGCAGCGCTTGGCCGTGCCCAAACCCACTCACCTGCGGATCACTGTGACCGACGAAGGACACAATGAGGTACGCGACGCCACCGTGGAGTTGCAAGACTACCTTGGCGGCAGCTCGGCCATGGATCAGCGCAACACCGATCCGAACGGGCGGGCTGAATTCGACACCGTCACCGGCCTGCACCGCGTCCGCATCACCGGCGCCGACATTCAGACTTATGAGGGCGAGATCGACATCGCCCTGACTGAGACTTACCACAACGAGCCCATCCGCGTGCGCCGCAACGCCCGCGGGGGGCAACCGGCCACCGCGGAGGCGCTGGGCTACGTTCCCGCCGTCCGCCTGAAGATCCCCGATAATGCGCGCAAGGAATTTGAACGGGGAAGCAAGTCCCTCGCCGACAAGGATTGGAAGTCCGCCCGCAAGTCTTTTCAGGCGGCCATCGACCTCTATCCGGATTACGACCTGGCCTACAACGGACTGGGGGTCGCCAGCTCGCAACTGCAGGACGTTCCAGCCGCCCGCCAGGCCTTCCGCAAAGCGGTCGATCTCAATGACAAGTTCGCCGGGGCGGAGCGCAACCTGGCCCGCATCACGCTCTCCGAGCGCAATTACCAGGAAACGGCCGTGCTGTTGAACCAATCGCTGGCGGTCGAGCCCGGCGATGCCTGGGCACTGACCAATGCGGCCTACGCCGAGCTCCAGCTGCATCGCTTCAAGGAAGCCGCGGACCATGCGGTGCGCGTCCATGCGCTTCCCCACGACGGCCTGGCCAATGCCCACGTCATCGCCGCCTATGCGCTCGATGCCCTCGGGCAGCACCAGGAGGCCATCGCGCAGTGGAAGCAGTACCTCCAGGAGGCCCCCAAAGGCCCCAATGCCCGGCGCGCCGAGGATGAGTTGCGCCGTTTGACGAAAGCGCCGCAATCTTGA
- a CDS encoding GWxTD domain-containing protein, with the protein MLFRRGFGITLVAALAVLAMAQNGASKSSGDSKTGGKPTAAQETDPLKRTLTPEQKKQQKSLLKELEGPYKKWLSQDVVYIITDEEKGAFLRLSNNEERDQFIEQFWLRRDPTPDTVENEYKEEHYRRIAYANERYTEGAQGWRTDRGRIYIVYGKPNTVVTHATSESGYVRPLGYGRSDDSSHSLAQTTTTRPYEVWTYNHIDGVGENVNIEFVDTCSCGVYKISMDPLDKDMNAELVDPATMIQPWARDEYGKDKFERLQQFAKLSLPPPIKFTDLESVVTHKMSFNLVPFDVVTDFVKVTSDTALVPITVQVKNKVLTFNHKEGVATAVVNIYGRISTLTGRVAQTFEDTLKVSTTEELLPREVERPSVYWKAVPLRSGRYRVDIVVKDVNGDRVGSWSRGIMVPEFGDERLMASSLILADVLEKVPTRTVGAGNFVIGDTKVRPRVPEPGKPATFNRNQAVNFWMQVYNLGIDEQTHKPSATVEVEITNLANQKAVLRTVETTQQLGNVGDQLTLAKSVPAGNLLPGQYRVTVKVDDKISKQTVVPTATFTVE; encoded by the coding sequence ATGTTGTTTCGTCGTGGGTTTGGCATCACGTTGGTTGCGGCGCTGGCGGTGCTTGCGATGGCTCAGAACGGCGCCTCGAAGAGCAGTGGTGATTCCAAGACCGGCGGCAAGCCCACTGCGGCACAGGAGACCGACCCCCTCAAGCGTACCCTTACCCCCGAGCAGAAGAAGCAGCAGAAGAGCCTGCTCAAGGAGCTCGAAGGGCCCTACAAGAAGTGGCTGAGCCAGGACGTCGTCTACATCATCACCGACGAGGAGAAAGGCGCCTTCCTGCGCCTCAGCAACAACGAAGAGCGGGACCAGTTCATCGAGCAGTTCTGGCTGCGCCGTGACCCCACTCCCGATACCGTCGAGAACGAATATAAGGAAGAACACTACCGGCGTATCGCCTACGCGAACGAGCGTTACACCGAGGGCGCGCAAGGCTGGCGGACGGACCGCGGCCGCATCTACATTGTCTACGGGAAGCCGAACACGGTGGTGACCCACGCCACTTCGGAGTCGGGCTACGTACGGCCTCTGGGCTACGGACGCTCCGACGACTCATCCCATAGTCTCGCCCAGACCACCACCACCCGCCCCTATGAAGTCTGGACCTATAACCACATCGACGGGGTGGGCGAGAACGTCAACATCGAGTTCGTCGACACCTGTTCTTGCGGCGTCTATAAGATTTCGATGGATCCTCTGGACAAGGACATGAATGCGGAGCTGGTGGACCCCGCGACCATGATCCAGCCTTGGGCGCGCGATGAGTACGGCAAGGACAAGTTCGAACGCCTGCAGCAGTTCGCTAAGCTCAGTTTGCCTCCGCCCATCAAGTTCACGGACCTGGAATCGGTGGTCACTCACAAGATGAGCTTCAACCTGGTGCCCTTTGACGTGGTCACCGATTTCGTCAAGGTCACCTCGGACACGGCGCTCGTCCCCATCACCGTGCAGGTCAAGAACAAGGTCCTGACCTTCAATCACAAGGAGGGAGTGGCCACGGCGGTGGTCAACATCTACGGCCGGATCAGCACCCTGACCGGCCGCGTCGCCCAGACCTTCGAGGATACGCTGAAGGTCTCGACGACCGAAGAATTGCTGCCGCGCGAGGTGGAGCGGCCGTCAGTCTACTGGAAAGCAGTGCCCCTGCGTTCCGGGCGTTACCGGGTGGATATCGTGGTCAAGGACGTGAACGGCGACCGTGTCGGCAGTTGGAGCCGCGGCATCATGGTGCCGGAATTCGGCGATGAACGGCTGATGGCTTCCTCGTTGATCCTGGCAGATGTCCTGGAAAAGGTGCCGACCCGCACCGTGGGCGCGGGCAACTTCGTCATCGGCGACACTAAGGTGCGACCCCGCGTCCCCGAGCCCGGCAAGCCGGCCACCTTCAATCGCAACCAGGCTGTCAATTTCTGGATGCAGGTGTACAACCTCGGCATCGACGAGCAGACCCACAAACCGTCTGCCACCGTCGAAGTCGAGATCACCAACCTGGCCAATCAGAAGGCGGTGCTGCGCACGGTCGAAACGACCCAGCAGTTGGGCAACGTCGGCGATCAGCTGACCCTGGCCAAGAGCGTGCCGGCCGGCAATCTCCTGCCCGGGCAGTACCGGGTGACAGTCAAAGTGGACGACAAGATCTCCAAGCAGACCGTCGTCCCGACGGCTACCTTCACGGTGGAGTAG